GACGACGAGGGGGCTGCGGAGGCAGACGCGCTTGCGGTGCGCGCGGAGCGAGGGGGCGACACCCCCGTACGGGTGCTGGCACTCGTGGCGGGCTGCGTCTTTGACGTGCGTCGGGGCGCATACTCGAGGGCGCACGTTCGTGCGGCATTGGCGCAGGTCATCGCACGCAGCGCCCACCTGGACTACCTGGGTCGCGTGGCAAGCCTGTTCGGCCTGGTCGCGCCCTTCTCCCTGGGGGAGCGCGACGACTCCGAGAGGATCGAGGAGCCCAAAGACGATGACCTAGGAGTCGTGTGCGCTCTCGTGGGCGAGGTGATCACGTCAAGGGGAGACTCTGCCCTGGCCTGCGATAGAATTGCGCCAGACGTTCCCCGGGATGCGCTCTGGCTGCTCTTTGTTCTCACTGAGGGGATGGGGGAGTTCTCCGAGCTCTTGCGAGAGCAGATCCCCCCTTCATGGGCACGAACGCTCTTGAGGGCGAGGGGCGCGCGCAGAGGGCCCTCGTATGCGAAGGCGGGCTCCTCTCCCGTGCTCGTGCCGGCTCATCCGGCGCCAGGGGCCGAGGGCCGTGCCGCTCCCCTTGAGATACACCTGCTCGGAGGCTTCGAGATGCGCGTGCGGGGCTCGCAGGTTCCCGAATGGAAGCTTGATCGTCGCAACGCGAAGTCGATGATTGCGTTTCTGGCCCTGCAGCGCGGGGGCACCGCGAGACGCCATCGGATTGTCGAGCAGGTGTGGCCCGAGAGCGACTACACCTCCGGCTTCAACAAGGTGTACCAGGCCACGAGCACGGTGCGCGCGGCCGTCTCCGAGCTTGACGAGGATCTTGACCCCTTTGTCATGTCGCGCTCGAGCAAGTCGGTGACCCTGAACATGAGTCTGGTGAGCTGCGACGTTGACGAGTTCAGGGCGTGCGCCCGAGAGGCCTCGGATGGCGAGGGGGACGCTCGCGCCGTCGCGATGGCTCGTCGCGCAGAGAAGCTCTACGAGGGAGACCTCTATGTGCCGCTCATGGATGCGACGGGGGCGCTCGCGGCGGCGCGCCGAGAGTTGAGGACGCTCTACATCGACGCAATGGTGGCGGGCGCTGACGCGGCGCTGCGCCTGGGGCAAAAGCGCACGTCCGTCCGCCTTGCGACCGATGCGATCCTAGCTGACGACATGCGAGAGGACGCCCTTATCGTCTTGGTCCAGGCACTCAGGGCGAGCGGAAGAAACGCAGAGGCTGACCAGCACTACCGTAGCTACACCCACAGGCTGGCACAGGCGTCCAGCCGTCCTCCCTCCCGCATGCTGCGCCAGGCGGTGGGGGAGGAGGGTCTGACCCTACCCAGCGCACAGGCACGGGGACGAGGCATGCTATGAGGTCGTGATTGCCGGGTGGAGGCCAAGGTAAGGTTGCGCTTTTAGTGAGACCTGCCCCTTTGGGGAACCTTACTGCGCGCTATGAGTAAAGTAAAAAGGATGAGTGTCCCGGCGGGGTACCGCCTTCCGATTGCAGAGGGTGTCACATGGCAAACTTTCTCTCCAAGCTGCTCTCTATGGGATCTGACAGGGAGCTCAAGGAGTTTGAGCATATTACGGCGCAGGTAAACGACCTCGAACCAAGCTTCGAGGCCATGAGCGAGAAGGAGCTCCGGGGTTGCACCACCGCCTTCCGCGAGCGCTATGCCCAAGGCGAGACGCTCGACGAGCTTCTGCCCGAGGCGTTCGCGGCCGTGCGCGAGGCCTCGCGTCGCACGTTGGGGCTCCGCCACTTTGACGTGCAGATTATCGGTGGCATCGCCCTGCATCGCGGGACGGTTGCCGAGATGAAGACCGGCGAGGGCAAGACGCTCGTCTCGACGCTCGCAGGCTACCTCAACGCCATTCCCGGCGAAGGCGTCCACATTGTTACGGTGAACGACTACCTGGCCAAGCGAGACAGCGAGTGGATGGGGCGAATCTATCGCTACCTGGGTATGAAGGTCGGCCTGCTCCAGAACGGCATGCGGCTCAATCTCAAGAAGCCTGCCTACGAGGCGGACGTTACCTACGGCACGAACTCCGAGTTCGGCTTTGACTATCTGCGCGACAACATGGTCACGCGCTCCAACATGCGCGTGCAGCGTGGTCACCATTACGCCATCGTTGACGAGGCAGACTCGATCCTCATCGACGAGGCCCGTACGCCGCTCATCATCTCGGGTGCCGGCACCAAGTCCGCGACCACTTACAAGGACTTCGCACGCGCCGTGCGCGGTCTCACGTCTGAAGTCGACTTCGAGATGGACGAGGCCAAGCACACGATCGCCACGACCGACGAGGGCCTTAAGAAGATCGAGTGCGCCCTGGGCATCGAAGACCTCTACTCCGACGCCTCCGGTCAGCTCGTGAACCATCTTCAGCAGGCCCTCAAGGCCGAGTACATGTTCCACCGCGACCAGCAGTACGTGGTCACGGACGGCGAGGTCAAGATTGTCGACGAGTTCACGGGCCGCATCATGGAGGGCAGGCGCTACTCCGAGGGCCTGCACCAGGCGATCGAGGCCAAGGAGGGCGTGATCGTCCGCGAGGAGAACCAGACGCTCGCCACGATTACGCTGCAGAACTACTTCCTCATGTATGACAAGCTCGCCGGCATGACGGGCACCGCCATGACCGAGGACGCGGAGTTCCGCGAGGTCTATCACGTTCCCGTCGAGGTCATTCCGCCCAACCGGCCCATCGTCCGCATCGACCACGAGGACCTTGTCTATCGCACGATCGAGTGCAAGTTCCAGGCCGTCGCCGATGACGTTGCCGAGCGTCACGCAACGGGTCAGCCATGTCTGGTGGGTACTGTCTCCATCGAGAACTCCGAGCGCCTCTCACGCATCCTCGACAAGCGCGGCATCAAGCACAACGTCCTCAACGCCAAGTTCCACGAGCGCGAGGCGCAGATCGTTGCCCAGGCGGGACGCGAGGGCGCAGTCACGATTGCCACGAACATGGCCGGCCGCGGCACGGACATCCTTTTGGGCGGCAGCCCTGACCTCATCGCGCTCGACCTTCTCCGCGCACAGGGCGTGGAGCCCGAGGAGGCGACCGAGGAGCAGCACGACGCCGCCCTCGAAGAG
This is a stretch of genomic DNA from Thermophilibacter immobilis. It encodes these proteins:
- the secA gene encoding preprotein translocase subunit SecA, with the protein product MANFLSKLLSMGSDRELKEFEHITAQVNDLEPSFEAMSEKELRGCTTAFRERYAQGETLDELLPEAFAAVREASRRTLGLRHFDVQIIGGIALHRGTVAEMKTGEGKTLVSTLAGYLNAIPGEGVHIVTVNDYLAKRDSEWMGRIYRYLGMKVGLLQNGMRLNLKKPAYEADVTYGTNSEFGFDYLRDNMVTRSNMRVQRGHHYAIVDEADSILIDEARTPLIISGAGTKSATTYKDFARAVRGLTSEVDFEMDEAKHTIATTDEGLKKIECALGIEDLYSDASGQLVNHLQQALKAEYMFHRDQQYVVTDGEVKIVDEFTGRIMEGRRYSEGLHQAIEAKEGVIVREENQTLATITLQNYFLMYDKLAGMTGTAMTEDAEFREVYHVPVEVIPPNRPIVRIDHEDLVYRTIECKFQAVADDVAERHATGQPCLVGTVSIENSERLSRILDKRGIKHNVLNAKFHEREAQIVAQAGREGAVTIATNMAGRGTDILLGGSPDLIALDLLRAQGVEPEEATEEQHDAALEEAKRTCKREHDNVIKAGGLCVIGTERHESRRIDNQLRGRSGRQGDPGETQFYLSLEDDLMRLFGGDRMDRISAMMERYEMPDDMPIQAKMVSKAVESAQRKVEEVNFSMRKNVLDYDNVMNTQRQVIYEERNKILDGKDLMEHIDEVALETVQREVSGFAPQDHDETWDARGLSKWLMELTGRKDVPTIDPDVDPEPDDVAALVDDYVDRCFAEKAERIGEDPMHALSAQVMLRVIDTRWMAYLQEMDYLKTGIGLRGFGQRDPLVEYKSEAYSAFTELVSTMYEDFLRTILRLEVVMRPRATPSEEEPDELHGAQYSGPSEVDGDQGARRAPAPSTLQDPAGPQGANPGAAKPRTYRKADDPDPYVGVGRNDPCPCGSGKKFKNCHGRNR